In one window of Balaenoptera musculus isolate JJ_BM4_2016_0621 chromosome 10, mBalMus1.pri.v3, whole genome shotgun sequence DNA:
- the PRR13 gene encoding proline-rich protein 13, producing MWNPNAGQPGPYPHPPNVGYPGGCNPAHPPPATPTFPPGPFPTPPGAPQGNPAFPPGGPCHPVPQPGYPGCQPSGPYPPPYPPPAPGMCPVNPLAPGMVGPGMVIDKKMQKKMKKAHKKKQKHHKHGKHSSSSSSSSSSDSD from the exons ATGTGGAATCCCAATGCCG GGCAGCCAGGGCCATATCCACACCCCCCTAACGTCGGGTACCCTGGAGGTTGCAATCCTGCCCATCCACCACCTGCCACCCCTACCTTTCCTCCAGGCCCCTTTCCCACTCCCCCAGGAGCACCCCAGGGGAATCCAGCATTTCCACCTGGTGGGCCCTGTCATCCTGTGCCACAACCAGGGTATCCAGGATGCCAACCCTCAGGTCCCTACCCCCCTCCATACCCACCACCTGCCCCTGGCATGTGTCCTGTGAATCCATTGGCTCCTGGCATGGTAGGACCAGGAATGGTGATTGACAAGaagatgcaaaagaaaatgaaaaaagctcataaaaagaagcagaaacacCACAAACATGGCAAG cattcctcctcctcctcctcctcttccagcaGTGACTCTGACTGA